From one Candidatus Lokiarchaeota archaeon genomic stretch:
- a CDS encoding rhomboid family intramembrane serine protease, with product MRKMAWEVRDDQVPFKKQYVSIVIILLNVVMFVLQLLDDNFLLEWAFVPAEFFAGQKLWTIFTSMFMHGGPTHIFFNMLFFYVVADDCESSLGHWYFLFTYLVSGVVGTLLHALFSFFAPASLTIPTLGASGAIAGLIAVYGLLFPRRQLRVLLGYFLVRLSARRYVLYFAVMQLVFGFLLWDTSATAYFAHLGGLVAGAACALIFKAAQIEPQTTQYSTW from the coding sequence ATGAGAAAAATGGCATGGGAAGTGCGAGATGACCAGGTTCCGTTCAAGAAACAGTATGTATCGATAGTGATTATCCTTCTGAATGTAGTCATGTTTGTGCTGCAGTTGCTTGATGACAATTTTCTACTTGAATGGGCATTTGTTCCAGCAGAGTTCTTCGCTGGACAGAAGCTCTGGACGATCTTTACTTCGATGTTTATGCACGGAGGTCCAACTCACATCTTCTTCAACATGCTATTCTTCTATGTAGTTGCTGACGATTGTGAGAGCTCTCTGGGTCATTGGTACTTCCTATTTACTTATCTTGTGTCTGGAGTTGTTGGAACTCTCCTTCATGCTCTGTTTTCATTTTTTGCTCCTGCTTCGCTGACCATACCTACACTTGGTGCATCAGGAGCGATAGCTGGTCTCATAGCGGTATACGGTTTGCTCTTTCCCAGACGTCAACTGAGAGTCCTTCTGGGATATTTCTTGGTGAGACTGAGTGCAAGAAGATATGTATTGTATTTCGCAGTCATGCAACTTGTGTTTGGTTTCCTTTTATGGGACACATCAGCCACAGCCTATTTCGCACATCTTGGTGGTCTGGTAGCTGGTGCGGCATGTGCTCTCATATTCAAGGCCGCGCAGATTGAACCTCAAACGACTCAATATTCCACATGGTGA
- a CDS encoding carboxypeptidase M32 — protein sequence MNAYEKLLKEYQDIVVIGSAQSVVHWDLETYMPPKGVKQRSEQLALLSRLEHRMITSDKIGKLLDEAEKDIEDMSQEQKRNLHLIRREYDEETALPEELVGDLSKQKAISVDTWKKAKAKKDWSVFEPELNKTIDLSVEKAEILMDIKGTESIYDTMIDDFEKGMTKEKIASVFSELRKGLVPLTQKCADVSSDVKTDFLKREVPIEIQKKIATDLATTIGYDTTSDEAAGRIDPTEHPFTTGYYDDVRITLNYKENNLVGMMYAALHEGGHALYERNMNPDWKYQPIGQAASFGIHESQSRFIENMLGRSPEFLDYYYPRLNELTDDLFSDIDKSRFAKAVNLVEPSKIRIEADEVTYSLHVIIRFEIEKALFGGEVEISELPQVWNDKYDEYLGVEVANDSEGVMQDTHWASGYYGYFPSYALGNVYDGMWLQKINKDMPKWQKNLTEGEVVPVVNWLTENVHHYGSLYDPADLIEEVVGEKPKAKPFLSYLDEKYASIFGF from the coding sequence ATGAATGCCTATGAAAAGCTGCTCAAAGAATACCAGGATATTGTTGTAATTGGTTCTGCTCAATCCGTAGTTCACTGGGACTTGGAAACGTACATGCCTCCAAAGGGCGTCAAGCAAAGGAGTGAGCAACTCGCATTGCTGAGCAGACTTGAACATAGAATGATAACCAGTGACAAAATAGGAAAGCTGCTGGATGAAGCAGAAAAAGACATTGAAGACATGTCTCAAGAGCAGAAACGAAATCTCCATCTTATTCGGAGAGAATACGACGAAGAAACTGCCTTGCCTGAAGAACTCGTAGGAGACTTGAGCAAGCAAAAAGCAATTTCAGTTGATACTTGGAAAAAGGCGAAGGCCAAGAAAGACTGGAGCGTATTCGAGCCCGAACTGAACAAGACGATAGATCTTTCCGTTGAGAAAGCTGAGATTCTGATGGATATCAAGGGCACAGAGTCGATTTATGACACAATGATCGACGACTTTGAAAAAGGAATGACGAAAGAGAAGATTGCATCGGTGTTCTCTGAACTCAGGAAGGGACTAGTTCCATTGACCCAGAAATGTGCAGATGTATCTTCTGATGTTAAAACAGATTTTCTCAAGAGAGAGGTACCAATTGAAATACAGAAGAAAATCGCTACGGATTTAGCGACAACCATTGGCTACGACACAACATCAGACGAAGCAGCAGGTCGAATAGACCCCACCGAGCATCCATTCACAACCGGTTACTATGACGATGTTAGGATCACTCTCAACTACAAAGAGAATAACCTGGTCGGGATGATGTATGCTGCTCTTCACGAAGGCGGCCACGCTCTCTATGAGCGCAATATGAATCCGGACTGGAAATATCAGCCTATAGGACAAGCTGCAAGCTTTGGAATCCATGAAAGCCAATCAAGGTTCATAGAGAACATGCTTGGCAGGTCACCAGAGTTTTTGGATTACTATTATCCTCGTTTGAATGAGCTCACAGATGATTTGTTCTCCGATATTGACAAGTCGAGGTTCGCCAAAGCTGTTAATCTCGTAGAACCCTCCAAGATAAGAATCGAGGCGGATGAAGTTACATACTCGCTTCACGTCATCATTCGTTTTGAGATTGAGAAAGCACTTTTCGGAGGAGAGGTTGAAATATCAGAGCTTCCCCAGGTCTGGAATGATAAATACGACGAGTACCTCGGAGTCGAAGTCGCAAATGACTCAGAGGGTGTCATGCAAGATACTCATTGGGCCTCGGGCTACTATGGCTACTTCCCATCTTATGCACTAGGCAACGTCTACGATGGCATGTGGTTACAAAAGATAAACAAAGACATGCCCAAATGGCAGAAAAACCTAACTGAGGGCGAAGTGGTTCCAGTTGTTAACTGGCTAACCGAGAATGTACATCATTATGGTTCACTATATGATCCTGCAGACCTGATAGAGGAAGTCGTTGGAGAGAAACCGAAGGCAAAGCCATTTCTGAGTTACTTAGATGAGAAATATGCTTCCATATTCGGCTTTTGA
- a CDS encoding HEPN domain-containing protein yields MRRAEDWMKQAKSDLEHAEDSIDLEHYDWACFAAQQSAEMAVKAIFRSLGAEAWGHSIAQLLDKLPDEINPNDQILSYARELDRLYIPARYPNGLPAGTPREAFDKKEAQEATKAAREIIRFCESVLAKSQR; encoded by the coding sequence TTGAGGCGAGCTGAGGACTGGATGAAACAAGCCAAATCCGACCTTGAACATGCCGAGGATAGTATAGACCTCGAACACTACGATTGGGCATGTTTTGCCGCCCAGCAATCTGCAGAGATGGCTGTGAAAGCGATTTTTCGGTCATTGGGTGCAGAGGCTTGGGGTCATTCGATTGCTCAGTTGTTGGACAAGCTGCCTGACGAGATTAATCCAAACGATCAAATCCTATCATATGCACGTGAATTGGACCGTCTTTACATACCTGCAAGATATCCAAATGGTCTTCCAGCGGGAACCCCAAGAGAGGCCTTTGACAAGAAAGAAGCACAGGAGGCAACAAAAGCTGCGCGAGAAATTATCAGATTCTGTGAAAGTGTTCTGGCCAAAAGCCAAAGATGA